The sequence GACTGACCAACCACGCCCAGAGCGAGAGCGAGTATCCCGTGGAGTTCCTCTACCGCGAGGTGCTCTCGAAGGATACACTGCTGGAGGCGGTTTCCTTCTACCTCGTAAACGCTCCGGCTCAGGACGCCTCCGAGGATCGCGGAGCCCGTCCGGCCTTCACGCTCTTCCCCCGCTACCACCAGAGGCGTTGCGTGGAGAAGGTGGCAACGGAGATCACCGGGCACTTCACCGAACACGGCGACATCGGGCGGAAGTTTCTCGTCAACCACTCCGCCGGCTCGGGCAAGACGCTCACGATGTGCTGGATGGCCGACCGCCTGAACAGCCTCTATAAGCCCCGCACACTGGAGAAGGTCGTGGACATGGTATTTCTGGTCACCGACCGCAAGTCCCTGGACAAGAACATCCGCGAAGACATGGAGAAGTTTTCCCACCTGGCCGACAAGGTGGTCTTCGCCAAGCGATCCGGTCACCTGCGGCGAGCCATCGAAAACCGAGCTCAGATCATCGTCACCACGCAGCAGAAATTCCACTACGTCCTCGACAAAATTTCCAAGGACGAGGGGCTGAAGAAGCTGCGGGTCGCTTTCCTGATCGACGAGGCTCATCGTTCACAAGAAGGCCGGATGGCCCGGGAGCGGAGCCAACCGTTTCGTGATACCGAAGTGCTTCGCGTCGAAGAAAACCTAGCCAAGGTTGCGGAGACTCCGGCCGTTTACCAAGCCGGGAACGACGATGATGACGAGGAGACGACCGCCGTCGAGGCTGCGGCAACCCACTCGCCGGAAGAACCCGATGCGGAGGACGCCCAGGACAAGGAAGATCCACAGGACAAGATGGCCAAGGTCATCGCCGAACGGGATCTGAACCAACTCTACGTGGCCTTCACCGCCACACCGTCACCAGCGACGATCCAGCTCTTCGGCAAGGCCTTCGACGAATACACGGAGGCGGAGGCAATCGCGGAGGGATACATCGAAGACGTCGCCCAGAGCATCATTTCCTACAAGACCCTCTACAACCTGCATTGCCCGATCGTGCCGCTGCCGGCCGAAGAGAAGCTCTATCCGCCTGGAATCGTCTCGAAGGCACTCAAGAACGTGGCGTTCCAAGATCCCGAGCTGATCCAATACAAGTCCGAGGTCATGCTGCGGATTTTCGAGCAGCAGGTGAAGCACCTGGTCGGCGGCAAAGCCAAAGCGATGATCGTGGCGACCTCGCGGATCGCGGGTCTCGAGTATTGGCGGATCATCACCGAAAAGCTGAAGGAGCGGGCGGGTGCGGACTACAAGGTGCTCTATGCTTTCTCGGATTTCGTGGATCCACGAACCAACAAGCTCGTCACCGAGCATGAGATCAACGGACTCAACGACGGGGAGCTGATTGAAGATCGGTTCGAGGACGACTCTTATCGAATCATGATCGTCGCCAGCAAATTCCAGACCGGCTTCGACCAACCCTTGTTGGCAGGCATGTTCCTGGACAAGGCGGTGGCTGACCGCAATGCAGTCCAGACGGTTTCGCGGCTCAATCGCTGTCACCCGGATAAGGAAGGCGTGATCGTGGTGGACTTCACAAACAACGCCAAAGCCATCCTCAAGGCATTTCACAAATACCGACACGGTTCACCCCACGAACCCGACGAGCCGGAGCCAGGCAAGTGCTTGGAGATCCTCGAAGAGATCCTCGATAAAGGCATCTTCACCCATGACGACGCGGCGGAGGTCGTCAACCTGTTGAAAAAGGGCGAGGAGGCGACTCTCGCGACCAAGGTTCAGGACTGCAAGCTGAGGTTCGAGCAGGCGATCACGGATTTCGAGGAACGGAAGGCATTCGTTTACCTGATGGCCAAGTTCACGAAGAGTTTCCATTTCCTCAACGCCTTCTTCAGCTACGAAGAGCCGGTCCATACTTTCGCCGCGTTCTCCGACTACGTCGGACCCCAGCTGATCAAAGAAGGTTCGGTTTCGGAGCTGATGAAGCTGGTGCGGGCGACGGTGGTTCAGAGAGCAGCGGTTCTCGACAACGGCATCGTTGAAATGCCGGGCGGGCAGAAGAAGCCCAAGCCGATCCGTGGTGGGGGTGGCGGCGGAGCACCGCCCGTGAAGAAAATCTCCGTGCAGGACATGATCACGAAGATCCGTGAGCAGTTCGAGATTTCCGACGAGGAGGCACTGCACATCCGTGAAGTATCGGAGGAGAAGATTGCCGACGAGTCCGTCCAGCAGACCGTCGCCGCCCACCGTGCAGACCTGACCTTCCTGGAAAGTGTCTTCCGCGATCAGCTGAACGGCGACATTCAGGACGCCTACGCCATCCGCCAACTCTACGAGCAGCTCGCCGACCCGAAATACACCGACAAGACAGGAATCTTCGATATCATGGCGGTGACCGTGATCCAGAAGGGGCTGGAGCTGTCGGAGGCATCATAGAACGCGTCGGCGGCTGTGAGGTCGCCAAACCCACTCACCCGTTATGGCAGCTCTCACAGAATTCAGTCACGCCCAGCTTGAGAGCATTTGCATCGTAATTGCGGATACCGAGAATGGTCTGACGGGTCAGGAGATTGGCAGCCTGCTTGATCAGGCCGGAATCGAAGATCCGATGCCAACTGGCACCAAGTGGCGTCGCCTTCTTCTTGCTCTCCAAGAACAACAGCGGGCAGACCGCTGCGGGAACAAGGTTTTCGATTTTCTACAACGAACCATGGATCCCGTGCGATACGTCGGCAGGAAGAACCGTTTCGAGTCCCAGCTGTCAGCTTTGAACGAAGTGCTTTGCTTTACAGGGCTTGAACTTGGTGCCGATGGTAGGTTCCGCAGGGTTACAGCGGTGAAGACTTTGTCCGAAGCGGAGAAGCGAGCAAAGCGTCTGCGGGAAAACCTGCTTCGACGAGAAATTCACCCCGATGTGTTGCTATCCTGCAGACCCGAGCTCCTTTCCGACGACTACTTCCACGTCGTGCTGGAGGCATCGAAAAGTGTCGCAGCGAAAATTCGCACGAGAACCGGAATGAGGGGCGATGGGTCTGCCTTGGTTGATCGGTTCCCTGTCCTTGGGAAAGCTGGCATGCCTATGCTGGCGTTCAACACGCTGCAAACTGAATCGGAGGAAATGGAACAGACTGGCCTCTCAACCCTGATCAAAGGATTATTCGGGACGTTTCGGAATCCGACCGCTCACTCACCGAAGATCCACTGGCATGTCACCGAACAGGACGCCATAGACCTGTTGACACTGGCATCCTTTCTCCACCGCAGGCTCGATGGTGCGGCAAGGACACCTCGCATAGAATAAGTATTCAGCCTCCTTGGTGAATGGGCCATCGACCCACCTCTTCCCCCTCATGCTCGACATAAACCTCCGCCGCTTTCAAATCGGCGACTACGGCGGCCGTTATCCCTGAAGGGCTCCATACTACAAAAGGGTCTCCAAAGCCGCTTTGAGTCAGAAGCTCAATTGCCTTCGCACGGCACAGGAGAATGTCATCTTCACCGAAATCCTCATCCGGATCGGTTTCCCAGGGCTCGTCCACGTCACCACCGCAAACCACAGGACGGATGGAGGAATGAAGATGCTCGGGTATCACCCGCTTGGCCTCCTCGATCATTGGCTTGAACAGATCCATTTCGTCCATGATCGGATTCGACGAGTGCAAGATAGCGGCCCAGCCCTTCCAGGCGATGCAGACGCCGATGCATGGCCCAAGTCCGTCAGTGTAGAAGAGGATTGGGCTATCGCATGCCCCCATGTATCTTGATCGATCGTCTCCGCGTCATAGTGGTCTGTTTCCATGGTTGAAATTTCTTTTTCGGTTCTTCCAAACGGAAAGTAATTCATGCTCCAGAACTCGCGGCCAAAATCAGGTTCTCAAGTGACTCTGCGACCTCACCCAGAGAATGCCTGGCAAACATTTCCCGACTCGTGCCCCGGATGGAGATCCGCTCGTCACGTAGAAAAATAGTATCCACGAGCAGGTGGTGGCGTATCCAGTCCCGCTCTTTCGATTTCACCAACGCCTGAGCAGCCTCCTCGGTAAAAAACGCCCCCTCAAAATAGTCAAACCTGCCGTCCCCGAACTTGCTTTCATACGTATCTTCTTCGAGCACGATAAATACCTGTAGCTCGCCGCTTCCTGCTGCTTTGAGTGCATCATGGAGGACAGGGTAATGATCGGCTGGGATCCCGGTCTCGGAGATGGAAGCACTCTCCTCTTCATCGAAGGAGCCGGCCGGCGAGTCTGGAATAGGCGGCAAGTTTGCTGGAAGCTCCTCCGGACGTATCTCGGTCAGCTTGTAATTGCGGAAAATTGCCTGATGGGAGGAGTCCCAATCAGATGAATTCGGAATCAAGAAATCCCACCGCAGCTCAGGATTGTAGCGTAGGCGAAACAGTCCACCATGGGCGAATGAACCGATGGCGGCGTATACTGTATCGCCTTCCCCGTAGTAGGTGATTTGATCGGACATATCTTCCTTCATGCAACAGCAGAGGCCTCGTTCTGCCAATACGAAACGGGCAGGCAAGCCGAGAGACAATGGCTATGAGCATGAGGGCTGAGGCTGAGTCAGCACGACGCAAATGGAGGTTAGTTTCAGGAGGCCTTTTGATACTTGTTAGCACAGGAGGATTTCCACACCCTACGGGAACCGATGCGAATTCTCACCTGGAACCTGATGCACGGCGGTGGCCCCCGCATCGACCGGATCAAGGTAGCACTGGAACCTTACAAGGCGGACGTGCTTATCCTCAGCGAATTCCGGAACAACCCACAGGGAGCCGATCTGAGGAACTGGCTGAAGAATCAGGGCTACGGACACCAGGCCGCACCGGAAGGCCCACCAGGGCTGAATACCGTGCTTGTAGCGGCACGCCATCCGTTCGAGTCACAGACCTTCCCCGGCGAGATGTCCGATCCTGAGCTGGGGTCTTACCCGGAGAGCGTGATCCTCGCCCGATTCGAGAAACTGAACGTCTTCGGCCTATACCTGCCAGGGGAGGAGAGGAAGCGACCCGTCTTCGATTTCCTCCTAGATCTGCCGGAACGTTATCTGGCGGAGGACACGATGCTGATCGGCGACATGAACACCGGAAGACACTACGAGGACGAGGCAGGAAAGACCTTCACCTCGGCACACCAGTTCGACGCCATGCTGGGGCAAGGGTGGGTCGATGCGTGGAGAACACGGAATCCTGAGGCTAGGGAGTTCACCTGGTATTCAAACAAATGGAAGAACGGCTTTCGGCTGGATCATGCACTGGTGAGCCCGTCACTCGACGCCAGGATCACTGAGGTGAGGTATTCACACGGTGAGAGGGAGGCGAGGGTGACGGACCACTCGATCATGCTGGTGGAGTGTGGTTGAGAGCGAGCGTCATTCAAACGATACGCTTGTGATAGCGGGAATGAACGGAAAAATCCGTAGAAGTCGCCAAGTGGTTCTGAAGACCGCCCATTGAAGCGTCCAGTGTGCATCAGACCTTAGTGCCTGGAAACCAAACCGGTTCCTAGCTGGTGCCCCTTTTACCCTCCCACGGCAGGCACGGCTTCGCCGACCTGCCTGCGTTCCTCACTCGGCTTCGCCTCGCTCGTCACCGGTCGGGTAAAGGGGACACCCAGCGGAACCTGAAAGCCACTGCCAGCTTACGCCGGCAGTGGCTCGTGTTTCCGACTCGATGGCAAGACTTCAAGCCGGTGATCCGGTTTTCCTTCCGCTCATTGATTTGAACGAAAGGAAAATTTCTTTCTGCTTCTTACACCTAATAGTGCACCTGCCCCCACTTCAGGTGCCGATCACTGGGATTCACGATTCTGCCTCCTGGCCGTGCCCCGGAACTGGTGGAGCTGCTCGGCGACCGATCTGGTGAGGTAAGGTGGCGGCCACTGCTCCGGGAAGAGCTCCGGCCAGTCCACCCCGATCACCGCAAGGTTCCGGCCCGCGATGTCACGCAGGGTATCTTTTTTTGTCTTTTTGCACGCTCCGCACGAGCGGAGATGGTCGAGCGGGGTGCGGCCGTCCGGCATGAGGAGATTTACCCGGCAGGCGTGGGCGAACACGTCGAGCAGAACATCTTGCTTTGAACGATCTTTGCCATTCCGCGTCGTTCCGACCTTGCAACTGCTAGGGCGGAATCCGTGCATGATGGCACGGTATGCTTGGTAGCATTCATCGAAGTTCAGCTCCCTCGGGCAAACTCCGGGCTCAGGACCAAGGAACCTCTGAAGGGGCGAACCTTCCAACCTGGCCTCAAGCCGAAGCGTTTCTCCAAGTCCCCGACTCTCGTCCAATTGAAGTTCCTTATCGTAGGCGGTAATTTTCATCTTCCCCGCCAGATGGGTAACGGAGTTAAAACCATTGAAGAACCAGTCCCCACGCCCTTTGCGGCAGTCAGGATGATTCATGATCGCGATGGACTGGATCATCTCCGTTGCAGGGATGTCCGGAATCTCGAACTGCAGAACCAGATCAATCCTGACGAACTCGTATCCACGACCCCAGCCGGTCTCGTTCGGGTTCAAAGCCCACTGCTGGAGCTGTCCTTCGATCAGCGAGAATGCCGATTCGATCTGACTTTGCTCAGTAATCAGCGAGCCATTGTAGCCGAAGACCAGACGAGGAAGACTGGTTTCGACATATACCGCAGAATCCCCGGCGATGCCGATGCGAAGCTTTGAGGGACCATGCTTGAGCATGATCCCGCTTACCCACCGCTCTCCGACCTGCATGCGGTCGTAGCTGTAGCTCCAACGTGAATCCTCCCTGAGCATGGCCTTGGTTTCGTCGAATGAACGGCGAAGCGGCCGGGGTGGGTTGAAGTTGATGCGTATTGTATCAATCATAAAATGCAGGGTGAGATTGATTAGACGGGTTCAGGCGGGCGAGCTTCCGCAATTTTGGCAAGCATCTCCTGGGGCAGAACTTTCCACTGCCCGTCGAAGAATCCCTCGATGGAAATCCAGTCATCGGATGGGATGGCGTCGAAGCTAATCCGCCACTGCGAAATGTTGGCTCCCGATTTCTTTGCCGTCTGCTTCAGGACTTTGGCGACCCTGGATTTGCACCCCGACAAGCGGGTGAATGCCAGCCACCCGAAGCGGTATTTCTCAGGATCGACCTCAATACGGATCGGAGTTTCGACCTCAGCGAATTCCTCGAAGCTCAGCGGCGAGAAATCGTATAGCATGGGTGTTGCGGTGGGTTCCCAATGTCGGTGGAATGACAGCCAGACTACCGGCTTCTCGCGGGATGTGTTTACGAAGGCGGTGGCTTGATGGATTTGACCCGAGTTGAGAATGCCGACCAAGTTGGTGGCACGGGTGTAATGATACAGGTGTTTCATGGTTCTAGTTGGTTTCAGTGTTGGTGATGGAATAAATGAGGATTTCATTTGGGTTTGGTTCAGCGGCGAACGTCGAGAAGACGTTCGACCTCTGAGCGTGGAATCAGCAAATGACGAAGCTGCGGCAGGGCACGGAGTTCGCCATTTTTGACAAGCCGACGGATGGTCCTCTCGGACACATTCAAGCGTTCGGCAGCTTCTGGAACCCGGTATACATCCGGGACAATCTTCTGGGCCGGTGAGGCCTCTTGGGGGTGTTTTTC comes from Akkermansiaceae bacterium and encodes:
- a CDS encoding type I restriction endonuclease subunit R, with amino-acid sequence MAENPEKTFQKHIAEFLLREHGYGVLTMGEITDRDFYFAEDHLWGFLKKTQNETVERLEEDYGHDARDEVFKALREELERRPLWSIIRTGLTVRGHDIKLYFPKPRSSGSVANELYAENRLTFIPELIISGDMRPDFAIFLNGLPIVTVELKHTAGGQNVNHAVTQYVNRDHRDRIFQLPFLHIAADQQQVKVATDPRAEKNFRWFNTGLTNHAQSESEYPVEFLYREVLSKDTLLEAVSFYLVNAPAQDASEDRGARPAFTLFPRYHQRRCVEKVATEITGHFTEHGDIGRKFLVNHSAGSGKTLTMCWMADRLNSLYKPRTLEKVVDMVFLVTDRKSLDKNIREDMEKFSHLADKVVFAKRSGHLRRAIENRAQIIVTTQQKFHYVLDKISKDEGLKKLRVAFLIDEAHRSQEGRMARERSQPFRDTEVLRVEENLAKVAETPAVYQAGNDDDDEETTAVEAAATHSPEEPDAEDAQDKEDPQDKMAKVIAERDLNQLYVAFTATPSPATIQLFGKAFDEYTEAEAIAEGYIEDVAQSIISYKTLYNLHCPIVPLPAEEKLYPPGIVSKALKNVAFQDPELIQYKSEVMLRIFEQQVKHLVGGKAKAMIVATSRIAGLEYWRIITEKLKERAGADYKVLYAFSDFVDPRTNKLVTEHEINGLNDGELIEDRFEDDSYRIMIVASKFQTGFDQPLLAGMFLDKAVADRNAVQTVSRLNRCHPDKEGVIVVDFTNNAKAILKAFHKYRHGSPHEPDEPEPGKCLEILEEILDKGIFTHDDAAEVVNLLKKGEEATLATKVQDCKLRFEQAITDFEERKAFVYLMAKFTKSFHFLNAFFSYEEPVHTFAAFSDYVGPQLIKEGSVSELMKLVRATVVQRAAVLDNGIVEMPGGQKKPKPIRGGGGGGAPPVKKISVQDMITKIREQFEISDEEALHIREVSEEKIADESVQQTVAAHRADLTFLESVFRDQLNGDIQDAYAIRQLYEQLADPKYTDKTGIFDIMAVTVIQKGLELSEAS
- a CDS encoding TIGR02391 family protein; protein product: MAALTEFSHAQLESICIVIADTENGLTGQEIGSLLDQAGIEDPMPTGTKWRRLLLALQEQQRADRCGNKVFDFLQRTMDPVRYVGRKNRFESQLSALNEVLCFTGLELGADGRFRRVTAVKTLSEAEKRAKRLRENLLRREIHPDVLLSCRPELLSDDYFHVVLEASKSVAAKIRTRTGMRGDGSALVDRFPVLGKAGMPMLAFNTLQTESEEMEQTGLSTLIKGLFGTFRNPTAHSPKIHWHVTEQDAIDLLTLASFLHRRLDGAARTPRIE
- a CDS encoding endonuclease/exonuclease/phosphatase family protein produces the protein MRILTWNLMHGGGPRIDRIKVALEPYKADVLILSEFRNNPQGADLRNWLKNQGYGHQAAPEGPPGLNTVLVAARHPFESQTFPGEMSDPELGSYPESVILARFEKLNVFGLYLPGEERKRPVFDFLLDLPERYLAEDTMLIGDMNTGRHYEDEAGKTFTSAHQFDAMLGQGWVDAWRTRNPEAREFTWYSNKWKNGFRLDHALVSPSLDARITEVRYSHGEREARVTDHSIMLVECG
- a CDS encoding helix-turn-helix domain-containing protein gives rise to the protein MSEKHPQEASPAQKIVPDVYRVPEAAERLNVSERTIRRLVKNGELRALPQLRHLLIPRSEVERLLDVRR